In Doryrhamphus excisus isolate RoL2022-K1 chromosome 7, RoL_Dexc_1.0, whole genome shotgun sequence, one genomic interval encodes:
- the trim35-14 gene encoding E3 ubiquitin-protein ligase TRIM17 isoform X2 → MACTVSLPEADLTCTICLQIYKHPVVLKCSHSFCSLCLKQHWAHQRPPRSCPLCRSLSVDEPVPSLTIRNLCEFLVQDDGGDDGGGDGEPFCGQKDMCALHREELKLFCLVDKEPICLVCSKSKRHRRHDWCPISEAIDDAKAKLKSELCSLLKTRDVLDKVKKSLEDAEEHMQLEAQHVQKCSGEEFARLHRFLQAEEDARMVMLQEEVEEKGRAMRQKIGKANASLQSVCVSIRGLEDRLATLGVSVLRENEDATATAAG, encoded by the exons ATGGCCTGCACAGTGTCCCTGCCCGAGGCGGACCTCACCTGCACCATCTGCTTGCAGATCTACAAGCACCCGGTGGTCCTCAAGTGCAGCCACAGCTTCTGCAGCCTCTGCCTCAAGCAGCACTGGGCCCACCAGAGGCCCCCCAGGTCGTGCCCCCTGTGCCGGAGTCTGTCCGTGGACGAGCCGGTGCCTTCACTGACCATCAGGAACCTGTGCGAGTTCCTAGTCCAGGACGACGGCGGCGACGACGGAGGCGGAGACGGTGAGCCGTTCTGCGGGCAGAAGGACATGTGTGCTCTTCACAGGGAGGAGCTCAAGCTCTTCTGCCTGGTCGACAAGGAACCCATTTGTTTGGTTTGCAGCAAGTCCAAAAGACACAGGCGGCACGACTGGTGTCCTATCAGCGAAGCCATCGATGATGCCAAG GCCAAGCTAAAGTCAGAACTTTGCTCTCTGCTGAAAACGAGGGACGTTCTGGACAAAGTGAAGAAGAGCTTGGAGGACGCCGAGGAACACATGCAG TTGGAGGCCCAGCACGTGCAGAAATGCTCCGGCGAGGAGTTCGCACGCTTGCACAGGTTCCTGCAGGCCGAGGAGGACGCCCGCATGGTGATGCtgcaggaggaggtggaggagaaggGTCGAGCCATGAGGCAGAAGATCGGCAAGGCCAACGCCAGCCTGCAgtccgtgtgtgtgtccatACGGGGTCTGGAGGACAGGCTGGCTACGTTGGGGGTCTCCGTCTTGCGG GAGAACGAGGACGCCACGGCAACAGCAGCTGGGTAA
- the trim35-14 gene encoding E3 ubiquitin-protein ligase TRIM35 isoform X1 → MACTVSLPEADLTCTICLQIYKHPVVLKCSHSFCSLCLKQHWAHQRPPRSCPLCRSLSVDEPVPSLTIRNLCEFLVQDDGGDDGGGDGEPFCGQKDMCALHREELKLFCLVDKEPICLVCSKSKRHRRHDWCPISEAIDDAKAKLKSELCSLLKTRDVLDKVKKSLEDAEEHMQLEAQHVQKCSGEEFARLHRFLQAEEDARMVMLQEEVEEKGRAMRQKIGKANASLQSVCVSIRGLEDRLATLGVSVLRENEDATATAAGDVSLVDMQLSVSGRRLDEAKYLGSLSFHVWEKMRHIIK, encoded by the exons ATGGCCTGCACAGTGTCCCTGCCCGAGGCGGACCTCACCTGCACCATCTGCTTGCAGATCTACAAGCACCCGGTGGTCCTCAAGTGCAGCCACAGCTTCTGCAGCCTCTGCCTCAAGCAGCACTGGGCCCACCAGAGGCCCCCCAGGTCGTGCCCCCTGTGCCGGAGTCTGTCCGTGGACGAGCCGGTGCCTTCACTGACCATCAGGAACCTGTGCGAGTTCCTAGTCCAGGACGACGGCGGCGACGACGGAGGCGGAGACGGTGAGCCGTTCTGCGGGCAGAAGGACATGTGTGCTCTTCACAGGGAGGAGCTCAAGCTCTTCTGCCTGGTCGACAAGGAACCCATTTGTTTGGTTTGCAGCAAGTCCAAAAGACACAGGCGGCACGACTGGTGTCCTATCAGCGAAGCCATCGATGATGCCAAG GCCAAGCTAAAGTCAGAACTTTGCTCTCTGCTGAAAACGAGGGACGTTCTGGACAAAGTGAAGAAGAGCTTGGAGGACGCCGAGGAACACATGCAG TTGGAGGCCCAGCACGTGCAGAAATGCTCCGGCGAGGAGTTCGCACGCTTGCACAGGTTCCTGCAGGCCGAGGAGGACGCCCGCATGGTGATGCtgcaggaggaggtggaggagaaggGTCGAGCCATGAGGCAGAAGATCGGCAAGGCCAACGCCAGCCTGCAgtccgtgtgtgtgtccatACGGGGTCTGGAGGACAGGCTGGCTACGTTGGGGGTCTCCGTCTTGCGG GAGAACGAGGACGCCACGGCAACAGCAGCTGG gGATGTGAGCCTGGTGGACATGCAGCTGTCGGTGTCGGGGAGGCGCCTCGACGAGGCCAAGTACTTGGGCTCGCTGAGCTTCCACGTGTGGGAGAAGATGCGACACATCATTAAATG A
- the LOC131132568 gene encoding protein mono-ADP-ribosyltransferase TIPARP-like: MLTASLQTSVKLGASEMTVEPHRGLKRKNVPESEPRSRSSKASPTFLLLEMWTSLPQQGLASHTDVLHNNAPQPAPPGPAPPGDQLSQSPAAPSRSPATPPFFHTWSSADVDICDRFLLGQCPAGSFCPKHHTHFPYHWQLWCLKMRCWVDVPPRSQVALERLYCNVDRDTAILDDGHKNLLNFDFMEMDDPFKYDSVRRLSNSENLFVNPHFPSKWRIYWWKDTEWEEYSQDLSTFLLWNMSQKEPECWFVIRGEEYELDFTNMTQINVNTRFQRDVRCRPVFRSPQSMHPYLRTGVLTEHTQPLLDPPQPNFSVDPLEDFTSWYPPVWSLASGQDYSLVEVPACSWAFKTTQKVFHESLPETKVDIISIHMVQNVLHWDKYQRHKVYMQKKHGSSKEPLERHLFHGTTGRAAEDICRNNFDPRVAGANGTSFGCGSYFAMSAKLSHRYALTSPRDRCRHTFLAKVLVGEVTRGECGYLRPPVRSSAGFQNQRYDTCVDDVDEPSVFVVFDSSQCYPYFLIRYEDVPAVVHISSSHAASSSE, from the exons atgctaacagcGTCGTTGCAAACGTCAGTCAAACTTGG AGCGTCCGAGATGACTGTCGAGCCCCACAGAGGACTGAAGAGAAAGAACGTCCCAGAATCAGAACCCCGGTCCCGGTCCTCCAAAGCCAGCCCCACGTTTCTGCTCCTGGAGATGTGGACGTCCCTCCCCCAACAAGGCTTGGCCAGCCACACTGACGTCTTGCACAATAACGCACCTCAGCCTGCTCCCCCTGGCCCGGCGCCCCCAGGTGACCAGCTGTCTCAGTCGCCAGCCGCCCCCTCCCGGTCCCCGGCAACACCTCCTTTTTTTCACACCTGGAGCTCGGCTGATGTGGACATCTGTGACAGATTCCTCTTGGGGCAGTGCCCCGCGGGCTCCTTTTGTCCAAAGCATCACACCCACTTCCCCTACCACTGGCAGCTCTGGTGCCTCAAGATGCGGTGCTGGGTGGACGTGCCGCCCCGTTCCCAGGTGGCGTTGGAGCGCTTGTACTGCAACGTGGATCGGGACACCGCAATCCTCGACGACGG GCACAAGAACCTCTTGAACTTCGACTTCATGGAGATGGACGACCCCTTCAAATACGACAGCGTCAGACGCCTGAGTAACTCCGAGAATCTGTTCGTCAACCCGCACTTCCCGTCCAAGTGGCGCATCTACTGGTGGAAggacacggaatgggaggagtacAGCCAG GACCTGTCCACATTTCTGCTGTGGAACATGAGCCAGAAGGAGCCAGAGTGTTGGTTCGTCATCAGAGGAGAGGAATACGAGTTGGACTTTACCAACATGACGCAGATCAACGTCAACACAAGATTCCAGAGGGACGTCCGATGCCGGCCCGTCTTCCGCTCGCCCCAGTCCATGCACCCTTACCTGAG AACGGGGGTCCTGACAGAGCACACCCAGCCTCTCCTGGATCCCCCTCAGCCCAACTTTAGCGTGGACCCTCTGGAGGACTTCACCTCCTGGTACCCTCCAGTGTGGTCTCTGGCCTCGGGGCAGGACTACAGCCTGGTGGAGGTTCCGGCCTGCTCGTGGGCTTTCAAGACCACTCAAAAAGTCTTCCATGAGAGTCTACCTGAGACCAAGGTGGACATTATCAGCATCCACATGGTTCAGAATGTCCTGCACTGGGACAAGTACCAAAG GCACAAAGTGTACATGCAGAAGAAGCACGGCAGCTCCAAGGAACCTCTGGAGCGCCATCTCTTCCACGGCACCACCGGGAGGGCCGCCGAGGACATCTGCCGCAACAACTTCGACCCCCGCGTTGCCGGCGCCAACGGGACCTCCTTCGGCTGCGGTTCCTACTTTGCCATGTCGGCTAAACTGTCCCACAGGTACGCGTTGACGTCGCCGCGGGATCGCTGTCGCCACACCTTCCTGGCTAAAGTCCTGGTGGGGGAGGTGACCAGGGGCGAGTGCGGGTACCTGCGCCCGCCTGTGCGGAGCAGCGCGGGATTCCAGAACCAACGCTACGACACCTGCGTGGACGACGTGGACGAGCCCAGCGTGTTTGTCGTCTTTGACAGCAGTCAGTGCTACCCCTACTTCCTCATCAGGTACGAAGACGTGCCCGCCGTCGTCCACATCTCAAGCAGCCATGCTGCGTCCTCTTCGGAATAA
- the tulp3 gene encoding tubby-related protein 3 yields MSYYSIRPSSSASFSSGSTAASGFEDHSSIMQQKLEKQRSLLEQKQRRKRQEPHMVQPNTEARPRRSRTRCSEEQAPLMESHLSNAGDIVMDGIDGPAVFLGSKTPNKGVRIQVTSVKQAQVKSQSPLKTQPPPPPSPASAAEEPEKVGDTETLLEPKTDIHELLRKQGLSGSMNFDESSEDEEARPQSPTPSVDATRPASASSAKDPSQEVVAGGSPSSRSSSLEVSNLEEFVLVPAPRGTTVRCRISRDKKGMDRGMYPTYYMHMEREDGKKVFLLAGRKRKKSKTSNYLISVDATDLSREGESFIGKLRSNLIGTKFTVYDNGTNPCKNSAALLEGVSTRQELAAICYETNVLGFKGPRKMTVIIPGMSTNFERVPVRPHNEQESLLSRWQSGHSLNNLIELHNKAPVWNDDTQSFVLNFHGRVTQASIKNFQIVHNDDADYIVMQFGRVAEDIFTLDYNYPLCALQAFAIGLSSFDSKLACE; encoded by the exons ACCCTCCAGCTCCGCCAGCTTCTCGTCCGGGTCGACAGCGGCAAG TGGATTTGAGGATCACAGCAGCATCATGCAGCAGAAGCTGGAAAAACAG AGGTCGCTGCTGGAGCAGAAGCAGCGGAGGAAGCGGCAGGAACCCCACATGGTCCAGCCCAATACCGAGGCCCGGCCGCGGCGTTCCCGCACACGGTGCAGCGAGGAACAGGCCCCGCTGATGGAGTCCCATCTCAGCAACGCCGGCGACATTGTCATGGACG GCATCGACGGACCGGCGGTCTTTCTGGGATCCAAAACTCCCAATAAGGGAGTGAGAATCCAAGTCACATCAGTGAAGCAGGCCCAGGTGAAGTCTCAGTCCCCTCTCAAGACCcagcctcctccccctccttctcctgctTCAGCAGCAGAGGAACCGGAGAAGGTCGGAGACACGGAGACGTTGCTGGAGCCCAAGACGGACATCCATGAACTCCTGCGAAAACAAG GGCTGTCCGGCAGCATGAACTTTGACGAATCCAGCGAAGACGAGGAAGCGCGTCCGCAATCCCCGACGCCCAGCGTGGACGCCACGAGACCCGCGTCTGCCTCCAGCGCCAAGGACCCTTCCCAGGAAGTGGTAGCTGGCGGCTCGCCTTCTTCCCGGAGTTCGTCTCTGGAGGTGTCAAATTTAGAGGAGTTTGTCCTGGTTCCAGCGCCACGCGGCACCACAGTACGATGCCGCATCTCCCGCGACAAGAAGGGCATGGACCGTGGCATGTACCCCACATACTACATGCACATGGAGAGGGAGGACGGCAAGAAG GTCTTCTTGTTGGCAGGACGGAAAAGGAAGAAGAGTAAGACGTCCAACTACCTCATCTCAGTAGACGCCACCGATCTCTCACGAGAGGGAGAGAGCTTCATCGGCAAGCTGAG GTCCAACCTCATCGGCACCAAATTCACAGTGTACGACAACGGAACAAACCCTTGCAAAAACTCCGCGGCGTTACTGGAGGGGGTCAGCACTCGGCAGGAGCTCGCCGCCATTTGCTAC GAAACCAACGTGCTGGGATTCAAGGGACCCCGCAAGATGACTGTGATCATCCCGGGAATGAGCACCAACTTTGAGCGTGTGCCTGTGAGGCCACACAAC GAACAGGAGAGCCTCCTGAGTCGCTGGCAGAGCGGTCACTCCCTCAACAACCTGATCGAGCTGCACAACAAGGCCCCCGTTTGGAACGACGACACGCAGTCATTTGTGCTCAACTTCCACGGACGCGTCACTCAGGCGTCCATCAAGAACTTCCAGATCGTCCACAACGACGACG CCGACTACATCGTCATGCAGTTCGGCCGCGTGGCCGAGGACATCTTCACCCTGGACTACAACTACCCCTTGTGCGCCCTTCAGGCCTTCGCCATCGGTCTGTCCAGCTTCGACAGTAAGCTGGCGTGCGAATGA